The nucleotide window CATTTGTGGACCACAGCATCAGGGGAGAACTTACCCTACGTGTGTGCTCAGAGCACAGCAGAAACTGAGACACTCTGTGTCTTGTCTGTCCGTACAGAAACATCGGCCATGCAACTCTCTTTTCATTCGAACTGGGAAGGAGCCCACTCCATATGGCACCACCTGACTGCAAACAACACAAAGGTACAAACTGTTATATTAACATTCTCAGTATCAGCAGGCTGATTTTAGAAAAACTGGGATTCTCAGGATTCTTTATCTGGAGAAgcaactcactcactcatcttAAGTGAGTTGAGTGAGTACCCCAAAAGGCTGTTACCATTCCTGGTTGTGATGTGTCCATTGCCCTTGTCTTTAGAGCCACATAGAACAGCACTAATGAAGTAGGATAACGATGCAgtttactgtacactgtactgAACTGATGGATACAATAGATTAAAAGCAGCAATTGAGTCTATCCTCGATAACAGAAGCTAAACAGCAGAGACCAAACCTGATTGCATTTATATCACAAATCAAACTATGGTCTAATATGAAACCTGACAGACATCATTCTCTACCTGAAAATCATCTCTCTTAGATTTATCAAGTCAGTCTCATCAGATAGTTATTTTTCAATAAGGGAACAGTCTACATGTGGACGGGTTTTGAGAGGAATAAGCCTGGTACTCATGCCAACTGGCGCCCGTCTGAACTCCATCTTGGCTCTAAGCCAGTTGCCTGGCACAGGTTAACTAGACCACACGCTTAACAGCAAGCAGATGCCAGGGGCTCAAAGAAGCCGCACGTAACAGGGGGCAAATCCCAAATGACACTTTTTAAAGTGCTCTTTATATGTGGTGTTGGTCTGAAGCACATACTATGTGGCATAGAGTGCCTGAACCTTTGTTATTTGCTTGTCAGGCAGAAACATTAGCATTACACCAAGGTAATGTTGTTAGGATATTAATGTTTAGTCTCGGACTTCATACCTCGAAGCGATAAGAAGACTCAAAAGGATAGTGCTATTATGAAATTATTGCTCTGGTAATCCTATTGAGTGATTAGAGTTCAATATTGACACTTGAGCTTTGATTAATAGCTGGTTCTACTGTACTGTGAGTtcatataataatgataatggCAGTTAACCTTTTTTCACATAAGTTCAGACAATTCTAAAGGTATGTAGTCAGATGCTCATTTACATTGTGACAGCTGTTCTAGACTTAGATTTTTGTTGGGGAAAAAAGTTCTGAAAGTTTCAATAGCACCCCCATTGTAAGTTGTAATTAATTGTTACTGGTATTTGTCAAGTGAATGTCTTTATGATAAATACAAAGTgataattttttttctttttataatGAATGTATTTGAAGACTACAGTTTGCCAAACACTTTTATAAACTGTACCAGACAGGATTGTTGCATCATTTGTATGGAGTATGGGTTCATAGTGGGACCACTCCAGCAAATCCTATGTGTTACAGAGTTTAAAAAGGTTTACATAATTGCAAGGTCTGTAATGTTAACTTTAAACTTAGAGTACAAcctgagtgtttgtgagtggaTCTGGGTCTTTAGCTGCTGTTTTTGGCTAACCAAGGAGAGCTATATTGGCTATCGTGAAGACTTCCAAAGAACATATGAAGGTTCAGTTCCGGAAACGAGGGAGGGCACAAGCCTGAAATCAGCCCTCTCACTAATTGAATGTGGGTGATATGAGCATAGCCAGAAAAGACTGGAAACCATGCTTATTATGGCTTTTGAGGGGAAAGAAAAAGCTTGCACATCATCTTCAGAGAAATAGAAAAGAAAATGATCCATCATTTTGAGTAGGAGGCCTGCTGTGTTTTTTTATGTCTGCTCATCACAAATACTCTTAATGCAGTACATACAAATAAGTGAGCGGTCATAGAGTACTACTCTTTAGCTGGAGGAGGCTAATGCTTGGACTGGAGACTCACCTAGGTGTGTTGACCCAGACAATCCCAATGTGGCAGAAATAGACGCATTCCTTATCCTTCAGGTTCTCACAGGAGCAACGCCTCTGCCTTCGATGGGCCGTGTGGACGAGCTGCGTCAGAGGGCCTCCCTCCTCTGAATTACGCCCATGCACAGAGCTGGAgaatgctggagagagagggcaaaagGGCAGAGGCAACCATGAATTTACTCCCATCACATCTTCCTATCAAGTCCGATGGGCATCTGCCACCAAAGGGCCCTTTGGAATATTGGCCTCACTGAGTTTTCGGCCTAATCATTCATCTAACATTGATGtacattcttcttcttcttttcgtttcactgaAGTGTGATAGTTATATGGCAGTTTCCAATTGCTTTACACAGTCCTTTGCATTTTTGTTGAACACTGCAAGGTCTCTTGAGCTGCAAGGGTTGGGTAGTAGGGGGCAGACAAGGCTGTGCTCCATAGTCTGGTCTGCTTCACATTCACAGGTGGTggggccagtcttgaagccctaTCTGACCAGACCATCTTTGGATCGTCCTGTTCTCGTTCTGAGTCGGTCTAGCGTTTTCCATTGAGCCCATGATGTTTCTGAGCCAGGGGATACGTTTTAAGTAGGGGTATTCCCATGCCAGTTAGAGGAGGGTCATTCTCAAGCTTTTCCATCCAGAATTGGATTCTGGTTTCATCCCGAGACTTTGTTAGGGGTTGGACATGGCTGAGAAAGCTTTTTTTTACTTTAGCCGTTGGGCCGGAGGGTGACATCCATGGAGGGTATGGCGTTCATTGCTAGTAGCTTTTGTTTTCTTGACTCGGCTGGCAACTTCCCGTCTAATATCAGCAGGGGCAATGCCAGCGAGGAGGTGCAGGTTGCTTATGTTGGTGGGTTTCAAGCATCCAGTGATCAGGCGGCAAGTGTTGTTCAGTGCTGGGTCAAGTTTCTTGGCATGGGTTGACCTCTCCCAAACAGGACATGCATATTCTGCAGAGGAACAGCACAGGGCCAGAGCAGTAGATTttaatgtgtgtgctgtggctcCCCATTTGGAGTTGGTCAGTTTCCGTAGGATGTTGTACAATGTACATTGCCAGTCAAGAACAATGAGAGCATTGACCAGCCACAGACCTCAGCCATCAGACCATCACTCTATTCATCTCCACTGTCTCTGTCTTAGGCAAGCCTGACCAGCACCTTCCAGGTGACTAGACAAAGCTCTGTTTGATCCCTTTCTGTTCTtcttccatctctttccctgAGACACACATCTGTTGATTCTACAGAGAACCACAAGGTCCCTCTAAAGTCTGACATCAGTCAAGGCATGCTTATGGCCCGTGAAGTCAGGTTAAGGGAGGAGGTTTACACTCTACACATCCTCTCTACAGGGTATGTATTCTGACAGGTGCTTGTGTTCATTGTTCATAATGCACTCTAGAATAAGGGATTATCATATTTGTTATCTCTGCCTTCTGGCTTTGGAGTTCTTTAAATGTCTTTTATCAGAAAAACCTTTTCAACAGAAAAACGTCTCCATATGCATTCGTGTGTGATCCAGCACCCTTCTTTATTCTGTTGAAATCACTTATGAGATCTGGTTTTATATAAACAATAGACAGTTTTGTTCTTTTAATGAATTCCATGGCCATTAATGGCATCCATATTCTTTTGGTACCTATTTGATTTGCATTAAAACCTCAAGTGTACTGTACATCCACAGTGCCCAGAGCACTGTTAGAGACTTCATATGTCAGCCCACCAGAGACTCTGCAGTGTGTCTTCTGAATTGAGTTCTGGAAGTGGATGTCTGTTCTGGTTAGCCACCAAAGCCGCCTCCCACAGCAGCCTGGTCCGGGCTCTCAGAACCTGAACAAATCCAGATTTCTCTTGTCTGTTtgtacgcccacacacacatgcctataCAGTCTGCTGTAAAGTGTCAAACAGTAAACACCACAAACCCCACTGATAAACAAGTCTTTGAGAAATGTAGTGAGTTAGTCTGAGGAGTCAGAAAACCTGGATGATTGAGCTGATTGTTATCTGATCTGGCAGACTACATTATCGCAAAGAAGCTGTATTCTTTCTGGATATCAAATCTAACCTGGTATCTGTCCCACACTGCAGACTTGGGTCAACTGGATCAGTGTTACAGAACCAGGTAAATAATCCCTTCACATGTATTTGTTTTAATAGTGCCTATTGCTTTAGCTTCAGGAGCAAGCTTTGTGGGAAGTCTACACGGTCGGACGCCTTCGTGCACCTACACCCATGTTCCAGTCTCATATCCTCCAGTCTTCCCTCATATCCTCCTGAGAGTCCATGAGATTGCCAAGCAAAATTTAATTTACTAGTCTATTTGGAGAGGTGAGAGTGGAGATGTTGAGGGAATAGGGAGTTGATTGGAAAAGATGTTAGTTGGATTACCTCTAAATCCCTAAATCGCTCATTTAGCAGGAAACCTCCTTGCCTCAGATTACGGAGGCAATATTTGCTTGGCCGCTGGCGGTGGATTTTTTGCAGGATGAGTCACGGGGATAACAAGAAAACCTACCACAGATGCTAGCTCCACCAAGCCAATTGTGACCTACCTCAGATTCTATCTCCACCAAGGTAGCATAATAACCTTACACAGCTCCAAACTCAACTTCTGCTAAATAGCGTGATAACCTGCCACCACAGACTCACAGAGAGGTGGGTGGTATTCTGGGCCCATGATATAATGAGGGATAGGCTTTTATATAATTGAGTTAACATTCAATGAAATTCTGATATTTGTGATGCTATGGAAACAAATGCCTTACTGCTTTGACCAATTAAACAAGAGGTACATAACGTACAACATATACAATTGAATTTTTCAATTTACTGTTGGTACAATTTTCATAATCCATGGGATTAATAGAACAATGTTTGTCTTTACTCAAATATCTTGTCACATTCAATAATAAGATAATTCTCCATTCACAGTTACTATTCTTTCAaccacactgtaaaaaaaaaaagatgaaactaccgcactttttctgtaaattatacgtgtttttttctgtatttcttaatgacaggaaatacagatagaaagacaatggcaaactgtAAATTTATAATTTTACATGAACATTACAGCCAAATGTTGttacttgtttttttttacaaatattgaTAACATTTTCACCtaaatgttctgttaaaacacttCATTTCAATTGATCAAAACTACCTAatttaacagttattttgcagatatttactttcatcccacgGACAAAACATAATATTTGGTTTAGACATAGGAACCTttaattgtgaactgagctcgtGTAGTTGACATCAtgaaatcccagcatgcaccagtcaatatcaaagactacaaaagcctgcaaaagcctttttggggctatctcgttgttcatgatcattgaccaCTGCACTTTTAGTAAAGCCATCTCTTGgaggtcgctttggataaaagcgtctgctaaatgaataaatgtaaagactccagagtaggactaaggaaagttgattagatagttgtgtagcggcaacgctcctgttacccagaatgccccgcgACAAGCTGAaaagtatggaagcaaatcgttaccaaaattctaatgcaaatgcatttccagaaatacatttgcattttaagaatgtggctgcattatttgactcataaatgaaattagtaatcaatcatcctatttgcattttaattttcttcttcaagagtgctcaatatttcacttaattaaaatgaaaaagaaatagacatttgagatttaattaagtaaaaaacatgccccagcaaatagataccaaaattcaatttgaaatgtaaaatttgaaaattcaaatgcatttccagaaatgcattttcattttaagaatgtggctgcaaaatcctgaccacaattcaaattcaaatgcatttccagaaatgcattttcattttcaagaacgtggctgcaaaatcgtgaccacaattcaaattcaaatgcatttccagaaatgcattttcattttaagaacgtggctgcaaaatcgtgaccacaattcaaattcaaatgcatttccagaaatgcattttcattttaagaacgtggctgtaaaatcgtgaccacaattcaaattcaaatgcatttgcagaaatgcaaaatgaacgaaaaagcattctgagcggcgcagcagagtgacgtcagtagccgctcttcttcagctccctgctgaccgagctacccatcttgttcggtagggagcggtgtgcacatctgcattgcattacattgcaaatgtgccgggaaattgattgaattgccgggtctttagagcagcgttccccaaccggtgcccaccggtccgcggaccggtaccggtccgtgggtcatttcgtaccgggccgcacaaaaaagaattaataacattatttccttttaattgattatcagagtcttaaagacgttttattctgaaaaatgacctgattctctccttctccgcgggccttttcccctgagcaaaaaagctctgcaaagacgtgtgtttactcattttttagcaagtttgtgggctttattgaacggtatcatgcgcgtctcttcctcttgacacatgacaattaagtgatagttaccactcaatgaagcctgtttgagacaacaactctatcggtgttttggatgaaggctatcctgagatcgccactaaagcactgaaaaccctgcttccatttccaacatcaagcgggattttctgccgtgacagcaatcaaacaaaattatggaataggcctgaactggatataaggaacgcacttcgggtgtcactgtcgtagcttatagtcacacacaacagtgggactgacacatcgaaagctagatagtaacaatataacgatggaaaaccaggctaagaaacttaaagatgggtcaattgaaaaaacggctgtttattttacataaaactccaaaaactatttttcgctcaaatcagctaaactatttttctcgcgcgctccgcgcgctcacattaggtgtggaagtcactaactaggatcaaactcagaatgtacatgcatcagcagcgcagctgtccagggcctatctttcctcccagtccgttctgccggtccgtgaaaatatgtcttacatgaaagcggtccgtggcgcaaaaaaggttggggaccgctgctttagaggacgcatcacagaccatggcgctccctcaaattgtgcaaacactgttagaattagctgaacaggtagaatctaataatatatctgagtctgatgcccgtgaccgagtagaacaagtcatagagagcttggctgcatagtctgccgtcacagatttacacattaatagtagctctgccactgttttagtcattgtttgacatcaagttgctcagtctgtgatgcgtcctctaaagacccggcaattcaatcaatttcccggcacatttgcaatgtaattgcaatgcagatgtgcacaccgctccctaccgaacaagatgggtagctcggtcagcagggagctgaagaagagcggctactgacgtcactctgctgcgccgctcagaatgctttttcgttcattttgcatttctgcaaatgcatttgaatttgaattgtggtcacgattttacagccacgttcttaaaatgaaaatgcatttctggaaatgcatttgaatttgaattgtggtcacgattttgcagccacgttcttgaaaatgaaaatgcatttctggaaatgcatttgaatttgaattgtggtcaggattttgcagccacgttcttaaaatgaaaatgcatttctggaaatgcattttaattttcaaattttacatttcaaattgaattttggtatctattgctggggcatgttttgaaaattaaatctcaaatgtctatttctttttcattttaatattgagcactcttgaagaagaaaattaaaatgcaaataggatgattgattactaatttcatttatgagtcaaataatgcagccacattcttaaaatgcaaatgcatttctggaaatgcatttgcatttgaattttggtaacgatttgcttccatagaaaaGCTACAGTTAAAGGtttaagcttagttagataagcattgtttggagttttgttgttgtgtcgttctgttttgatatgtgtaatgtgatggtctgtagGTTGGATACattaagtgttcaccctgagtgtgaatgttgtccagttagatGGCGATCTAACCTGTTTATGTGTCTTACGTTAGTCAAGCAATAATTCTGTCCAATTCGCACACCTTGCTGGCGCTACAGTTGTAATCTGAAGCATCAGTAATATCTATAGCATCTGTATGTTGTGCACACAACTTTTTTGAATGAAAATGTTAAATTGTTATATCGTGTTTTGGCTTTATTTAATAtctttatttattgaaaatgctgtttttttacaaagaagttcaattaataaaagtcatatttaccggcaaagaacagcctgtaatgtaatattacagatatatcttgtaaatttggtacaggaaaaCGACAATTATTTTACGGTTAATTAATGTTAATGCAAAGAAATTCTTCtactgtaatttaatgggtttaatctggcgtcccagctgccagattgttcctgtttttttacagtgtttttTTACAGTGCACATTACTTACCTTGCCTCATAAAATCTGGCCTATCCATCCATCTTTGACATTTTGACCGGAATGTACACTTGGATTAAGTAGTCTAACACTATATAAGGTGGAAACATAATACCATCTATCTATACTGACATTTTTGGTGACACACTGGGGGAGTTTTAATTATTGACCAGTTGAGTAGGCTATAGTACATCTGTGGTTCACAATTTATCCAGGACAACAACtatacagtacacagacagtacacagatgtgtgtgtgtgtgtgtgtgtgtgtgtgtctagtggcCAGATTGGTTGTAATAGTAAAATAATTGACATAGTTTACTTTAGCTTAAAGTCCAATCTGAATCTTTAAGGCATGGACTTCTGGTGTGTACAGAAAGGGCTTTACTGGGCCATAGTATCTACAGTGACCTGCTTATGTAATCCAATAAACATTTTGCTTCTATGTTCAATGTACATGTACAGCTGAACAAGAAGGTTTTGCAAAAGTACACAGTACTGCATTAGTTAATAAAATAgtttctctctggctctgtgaTTCAACACACTTCAAGTTTAGAGTGCAAAGCTGATAGAGGAGCCAGGCAGTTTAGATGACGCTACATAGTCAGCAGCTTTAGAAAGCGTGAGAAACAGTTGATGGATTTGAGGAATCCATAAAGTGAATTGATTCGACACATAATTTACACAGAGTGTGACCAGAAGCTGACAGCATTCAGACTCTCACATTATGTAGAAAGGGTGTATGTACTTGCAGCATAGATCAATTAAAACATTTCTTAGCACAGCCATTTCAAACCCAGGCCATGGCAGAACAGATGGTCACAAGAGTCACAGCATCATATAAAGTCATAGTAACATAATGGAGCTGCAATCCTGCCAGAGAATGTAAAACACAGATCATGTTACTGTCCCACACATCAACCAGAGAGCCTGGATGTACAGGACACCGGTCAATACTTCTAACAAGATGGGAAACCCTGTTTTACCTTGGTGTTCCAGAATTAGGACCAGCGTGGTGGTCAGGAAGTAGAAGGTGTTAAGATCCATGATCTGGGTGTAGAACCTGTTTAGGTCCTGGTCCGGCAAACCGGATCCTAGAGCTACGCCTGTTACAGTCCGGTCCGGTAGGTAAAGaggttggagaggagaggttagtcACAAGCTGTGGGGTACCACCACAGATAACTCTGTAGGTTGCttggtgtttgaatgtgtggtgtgtatatcTATCTGGCTAGCTATATCAGTGCCCCTGCTGCTGTTGTCTCTCTATGTCCTTCTCCCAGGGCTGCCCCACAGTCCCATACACACTGGGACCAGCCCAGAAGCTAAGGGGAGGAGTgatgcagtggtgtgtgtgtctgtgtgtgtgtgcgtgcgtgtgagagaaagagagcgagagtgagtgACACTATCTTGAATGCTTAGAAATGGGTTCTTCTCCCTACGGATAACATCCAACAGCATAATTTACAGGAGGGATCATCTTCTGAGGATCGGATTGTGTCCACTCTTCTCTACCAGAACAGCAGCACGGCTACTCTGTAACTTTTGTGGAAACTGACCACATAAAACTATTTAAGTAATTGAATCTGTaagtaaataataataagtgtTAAGTGAATAAGTTAATACATTGTATAAAATAGTATTGACTTGAAGATATTGCTTAGATTACTTACATTGTTTGACGTAATCAGTTTCCACAAAGGTTTTGAGTATTCTGTATGTATTGGGTTTACGGTGTACCTAACACAACAGCTAACACAAAGCTAACAAATCTACATAACACAGCTAGCTAACACAGATAGCTAACATAGATATCTTACACCTCTGTTTAACACGGCCAAACTGGGGTTTACACCACCACAGTCTGCATGCAGCTgagtggatggatagatggatcgtCACAACCAGAGCTATCCAAGTCAAACGGGGGTGGGGGAAAGAGAAGAATGGTTGGCGATAACACCATCCTAGCAGCTTCGAGAAGAcaggagaacagaagagaggAAAAATGCCTGATCTGGAGGTCTGAAGAACAAAGTGCACCCGGTTcaaagaaggaaaaaagagCTTGTAAAAAGAGGAAAGGAAACCCTGGTTTAGTCTGACACAAGCACAGGAAGCTGTCTACCAACATGGCCCAGACAGAGAAGACAGGGCAGGGAAGCCCACTGCGGTCAACCAACATTTTCATTAAAGTCATCAAGAGTCAACTGAAACATTTCAACCGACACATCTGTGCACCAGAAGTTTTTTTGGTAATTGCTCAAAGGTTCTTAAATTGGTGAAGAAGTTTTCACTGGTTTCAAAGACATTGCCAGCAATTTAAATGTGTTTGGCGGTTTACTGATTGAAAGAATGATGCAAAGATTGAAAACTACTATAATACATTGATGGATGATTTGTCCAGGCAGAGACTGGGTGTGGCGGATGAGTACTGCTGAAGCTTGATCAGATCTCCTGGGTATACCTGGATGGCAGATGGAAGGCTGAGGGACTGAGAAGAAAATGGGAGGATGTGTAGGGAGGGATAGTATCAAAACAGAAATGACTGGTACATCAGGTATGCTGTATCACTGAAGTCAAGTGGAAATTGGGAGGTGTTTTGATGCTTTGGCATGGTCAACCTAgcctcatttgtgtgtgtgttttgttgactTTGAAACAACGCCAACCGAACATCCCCTTGGgttaaaatgttaatgtttaGAGAGTCGTGCATTGGTTAGGTTGTTTCTGGCTTAGCCACCTTGCAAGCCTTTGTAGAATAATTTTCAGCCCTCAAAACATCGG belongs to Osmerus eperlanus chromosome 8, fOsmEpe2.1, whole genome shotgun sequence and includes:
- the si:ch211-202p1.5 gene encoding endothelin-2 codes for the protein MDLNTFYFLTTTLVLILEHQAFSSSVHGRNSEEGGPLTQLVHTAHRRQRRCSCENLKDKECVYFCHIGIVWVNTPSQVVPYGVGSFPVRMKRELHGRCFCTDRQDTECLSFCCALSTHVGDENASIKRTFPIRFKQKLKAKNTDSQLT